The following nucleotide sequence is from Microbacterium arborescens.
CCATCAGCGCCACCCCGCCATCTGGATGGTGATGCTGGCGCGAGCGCGTGACAGGTTTCCTCGAACGGTGCTGAGAGGGAGGTTCATCTCTTCTGCGATCTCGGTATAGCTGAGCGATCCGACTTCTCGGAGCAACCAGCAGCGGCGTTGGGCTTCCGGCAGCGCATCGAGTGCAAGGGAGAGCGCTTGCAACTGTGCGTTGCGGATGGCAGCGGCCTCGGGGAGGAGACCCGCCTCCGCGGCTCTGTCGAATCCGTCCAGTGTGTCATGGGCGGGGCGTCTTCTGAGATGCGCGTACGCCTCACGGCTCGCGATCTTCATGAGCCACGCCTTCACAGCGCCCGGGTCGCGCAGCGTCGACAGCTGACGCCACGCCGTGAGGAATGCGTCCTGGACGACGTCGTCGGTCTCGGAGAGCGTGCCGACGATCCGGTAGACGTAGGCGCGAACGATCCGAGTGTGTCGACGGAGGAGCGCGTCGAAGGCCTCGGCGTCTCCCGAGGCCGCCCGGGCTGCCAGGATGCCGTCGGGCGCGGCTTGAAGATCGGTCACCGGCCCGCTCTCATCGGCTCGCATCGTTCCCCCAGAAAACTTCTCGAACTTTTTTGTGACGAATCCGGATGAGCCGCCCTCTTATCTGTAGAGCGAACGTAACGCTCACCGAATGACGAGCCGAGAGCTTGCGTCGGACAACCCAGACAGATAAGGAAACGCCATGGCTGAGGACCAGAAGAACACCGCCCCCGCTGTCGAGACCCCGAAGTCGCCGGCAGCCGTGCCCCAGGGGTCGCGTGTCGACCGCACGTTCTCGTCGTCGCGTGTCCCCGCAGAGACCGAGGCGGCAGGCAAGACGACGATCTCGGACGGCGTGGTGGCCAAGGTCGCCGGCATCGCCGCTCGCGAGGTCGCCGGCGTCTACGCCCTGGGTGGCGGCGGAGCCCGCGCGTTCGGCGCGATCCGTGACGCGATGAACGCCACCGACCTCTCGCAGGGAGTCAAGGTCGAGGTCGGCGAGACGCAGGCCGCCGCCGACCTCACGATCGTCGTCGAGTATCCGGCGCCGATCCAGGAGGTTGCAGACAACGTCCGTGCTGCCGTCGCCGGCGCCATCAGCCGACTCGTGGGCCTCGAGGTCGTCGAGGTCAACGTCGAGGTCAACGACGTCCACATCGCGGGCGCTGACGACGACGACAACGAGTCCGAGTCGCGCGTCGCATGAGCGCCACCGTCTCGGGTGCGCTGATCGGCGCCATCCTCGCCGCCGCCGCCCTGTTGTTCGGCTTCTGGGGGTTCCTCCTCGTCGCCCTCTTCATGGCGATCGGCGCGGCAGTGGGCCGCATCGCGTCCGGCAAGCTCGACGTCCGCGGGCTGGCCGACGTACTGACAGGTCGGCGCACCTCGTCATGACCGTCGCAGAGGCCATCCGTCCCGGTGGCGGCGTCACTGCCGCCACCGGCGGGACGTCCGGTGTCGCCGGACGGGTCGATGTGCGCGAGCGCGTGGTGCGGAAGGTCTCGGAACAGATCGCATCCCAGGTCATCGGAGTCGACGTCGACCGCGTGTCGGTCGCGGCATCCGATCACCGGGGTGGGGTGGCCGTCCGCATCACCGCGCCGTTGCCCGTCCCGTCACTCGACGACACCGAAGCGGTGCGAGCCGCCGGCGCTGTCGTGGACGCCGCCCGTGAGATGCAGCAGCGGATGCAGCAGGAGCTCAGCCGCGTGCTGGGCAAGCCCGTCACCCGCGTCGACATCACCGTGAACGGCGCCGCCACCCCGATCAAGAGGAGAGTCCGATGAGCAGTCCCGTGCTGCGCCGCGTCGTGCGGCGCGAGACGCACTCGCCGCGCACCGTCGCGATGATCGTCGCCGTCGTCCTCGTCATCCTCGCGCTGGTGTATGTCGGCACGGAGATCGTGCTGAACCTCGCCGGTCAGCCGGCTCTGCTGCTGGGCCCCGCCGCCGCCTTCGGGTGGGTCGTCGGTCTGCCGACGGAGGTTCCCGTCGGCGTCAGCATCGCCATCGGCGCCGTCATCGCGGTGCTCGGGGTGATCCTCGTGGTGCTCGCGATCGCGCCGGGCCGGCTGTCGAAGCATCAGCTCGTCGTCGGCGAAAGTGCCGTCGTCGCCGACAACGGGGTGATCGCCTCGGCGATCGCGCAGCGTGTCAGCGCCGAGAGCGGACTGCCCCGCGATCAGGTGCGGGTCGGTGTCGGACATCGCTCGGCCGACGTCACCCTCACCCCCGCCGTGGGAGTGCCCGTCGATGAGGCTCAGATCCGCAGCACCGTCGACGCCGAGCTCGACTCGTATCGGCTCGCGTCGAAGCTGCGCACTTCGGTCCGGGTCGAGCGGCCCCGTGAACAGGAGGAGAACGCATGAACAACACCAATCGAGCGGTCAACCGCACGATCCTCCTGATCCTGGGACTGGTGCTCGTCGTCGTCGGCGGCGGAATCATCGCCGGAGCAGTGTGGCCGGCAGCCGCAGACACCTGGACCTCGGTCGGATCCGGTGCCCAGGACTGGGCGAAGCAGGCCTGGGATGCGACCGTCATCGCGGGGACGAGCCTCACCTGGCTCGCCCTCGGTGCGCTCGCGGCCCTCGCGCTGCTGGTCGTGCTGCTGATCGTCCTGATCGTGCGCAGCATCCACGGCCGCCGTCGTACCTCTCTTCGGGCGACCGGGGCGGAGAGCGATCTCGGCCGCATCACCGTCACCGAGGGGTTCGCATCCGACGCGCTGAAGAACGCTCTCGCCGAGCACGACGAGATCCTCAGCGCCCGGGTCACCGCCAACGACATCAAGCATCAGCCGGTGCTGCACGTCAGCGTGACGCCGCGGCAGAACACCTCGCCGCTGCACGTGGCCGAGACCGTCGAACGTCTCATCGGCAACCTCGGCACCCTGACGGGGCAGCAGCTCACGGCCTACATCTCCATCCACACGGGGCTGCGCGCGAGGCTGGCTCACGACCAGCGCCGCCTGTCCTGACCGCACACGTCCACAGCCCCGCCCGCGGGGCGCCATCACCGAGAGAAAGGAGTCCCATCATGGGTCTCGACGACAAGATCAAGAACGCCGCCCAGGACATCGCCGGCAAGGCGAAGGAAGCCATCGGCAAGGCGACCGACAACGACAAGCTCGAAGCCGAGGGCAAGGCCGACCAGGTCAAGGCCGAGGCGAAGAAGACGGGCGAAGACGTCAAGGACGCCTTCAAGTAAGCCCCGCGACTGCGAGAGGGGGATGCCGTGTCGGCATCCCCCTCTCGTGATGTCGTGGCGACGTCAGCCGTCGCGTCGCGCGCCTGCCGACGGGCTGACCGGGAAGATCGTCGGGGCCGTATACCCCGCGCCGGCGAAGGCTCCTACGACGGCGGCGGCCACGGCGTCGACAGCACTGGTCTCGACGAGGGCGATCGCCGCGCCGCCGAAACCACCGCCGGTCATACGCGCTCCGATGGCGCCCGCGCCGCGAGCCGTCTCGACGGCGAGATCGAGCTCGGGTACCGAGATCTCGAAATCGTCGCGCATCGAGATGTGCGAGGCGTCCAGCAGCGGGCCGATCGCTCGCGGCCCCTGCTCGCGCAGCGTCCGCACCGTGTCGAGCACGCGCTGGTTCTCGGTGACGATGTGGCGCACCCGGCGGAACGTGACGTCGTCGAGGACGTCGGCGGCGCGGTCGAGGTCGGCGACCGACAGATCGCGCAGCATGGGCACGCCCATGAGCCGTGCGCCCTTCTCGCACGACGCCCGCCGCTCGCCGTAGCCGCTGGAGGAGTGCGTGTGCTTGACGTGGGTGTCCATGACCAGCAGCGTCAGCCCCGCGGCGGCGAAGCCGAGCTCGACCTCGTCGGTCGCGAGCGAACGGCAGTCGAGGAAGGTGGCGGCATCCGGCTCGCCGAGCATCGACGCCATCTGGTCCATGATGCCGGTGGGTGCTCCCACGGCCTCGTTCTCGGCACGCCGGCCGACCTGGGCGAGCGCGATGCGGTCGAGCCCGAGGCTCCACAGATCGTTCAGCGCCGAGGCGGTGGCTCCCTCGATCGCGGCGGAGGACGATAGGCCTGCTCCGATGGGGACGTCGGACGCGAAGGCGAGGTCGGCTCCCGCGAGCTCCGCCGGATCGGCCCCGGAGGCCTGGACGAGCGCCCACGCGACGCCGAGCGGGTACGCCGACCATTCGGGAACGGCATGCTCGCCGTCGACAGTCGGGAAGATCGCGTCGAGGTCGGCGATCGCGACTTCGACCGGCACCGCGTCGAAGGTCGAAATGACCCGAAGTCGCCCGTCGTCGCGAGGAGCGAGTGCGACGTGCGTGCGGTGGGGCGTCGCGAAGGGGAACACGAAGCCGTCGTTGTAGTCGGTGTGCTCGCCGATGAGGTTGACGCGGCCGGGCGCCGACCATTCGCTCGTCGCGGTCGCTCCGAGCGAGCTCAGCATGTCGCGCGCGTCGGTGCGCGGATCGGTCTCGGTCACAGGGTCACTCCTTCTACGGCCTCGCGGATGCGCGCGGCCGCCGTCTCGGGCGGGATGTCACCGATCCAGGCGCCCATGGCCGCCTCGGAACCGGCGAGGAACTTCAGCTTGTCGGCCGCGCGGCGCGGGCTGGTCAGCTGCAGGTGCAGGCGCGCGGTGTCGCGCGCGTGGCGGACCGGCGCCTGGTGCCACGCGGCGATGTACGGCGTCGGGGTGTCGTAGAGCGCGTCGATGCCGCGCAGCAGGCGCAGGTAGAGCGGGGCGAGCTCGTCGCGCTCGGCGTCGTTCGTCTCGGCGAAGTCGGCGACGTGGCGGTGGGGCATCAGGTGCACTTCGATCGGCCAGCGCGCGGCGAACGGGACGAACGCCGTCCAGTGCTCGCCGCGGAGCACCACCCGCGGGCCGGCCTGCTCGAACTCGAGGATGCGCTGGAACAGATCGGGTGCCGTGCGGTCGATCGAGTCGAGCAGGCGCGTCGTGCGCGGCGTGATGTACGGGTACGCGTAGATCTGCCCGTGGGGGTGCGGCAGCGTCACGCCGATCGCCTCGCCGCGGTTCTCGAACGGGAACACCTGCTCGATGCCGGGGAGCGCGGACAGCGCGGCCGTGCGATCGGCCCACGCTTCGATGACGGTACGGGCGCGGGTGGCCGTCTGGGTGCCGAACGATCCGGCGTGCGCGGGCGAGAAGCACACGACCTCGGTGCGTCCGACGCTCGTGCGCGTGCGGCCGAGCCCCAGGTGCGCGAGGTCATCGATGCCGCGGGGCGGGTCGGATGCCGCGGGTGCGCCGCCGAACGCCTCGGCGAGGCCGGGACCGAACGACGGCGACTTGTTCTCGAAGACGGCGACGTCGTAGCGCGACGGGATCTCGGAGGGGTTGGTCGGCGTCTGCGGGGCGAGCGGGTCGAGCTCGGCCGGAGGGAGGAAGGCGCGGTTCTGGCGCGATGCGGCGATCGAGATCCAGTCGCCCGTCAGGACGTCTTGCCGCATCGTCGCGGTCGCGGGACGCGGGTCGAGGGTGCGGGCATCGACCGCGCGCTCGGGGCCGAGCGTCGTGTCGGGGTCGTCGTAGTAGATGAGCTCGCGGCCGTCATCGAGTCGCGTGGAGCGTTTGACGACGCCCGCGCCGAGCGGTACGGCGGGAGGAGCACTGATGTTCACGATAACACGCTACATTCCGGGCGTGATATCGTCAACACACTCCGACGAGAGGACCGGTATGCGGGTGTCGATGGCCCAGGTGGCGGCTCACGCGGGCGTCTCGGCGCAGACCGTCTCGCGTGTGGCCAATGGCAGCCCGCGCGTCGATCCCGCGACGCGGGCCCGGGTCGAGGCATCCATGGCGACGCTCGGCTACCGCATGCATCGTGCCGCCCGGGCGCTGCGCACCGGCCAGACCCGCACGATCGGCCTGGTGGTCTCGACCCTCGCCTCGGTCGGCAACTCCCGCATGCTGCAGGCGATCGCCGATGCGGCGGGTGAGCGCGACTACGCTCTGGCCGTGGTGACGGTCGCCGGTGCGCGCGACATCGCGGAGGCGTTCGCCCAGTTGCGCGACCAGGGCGTCGACGGAGCGATCGTGCTCAACGAGGCGACGCGGCTCGCTCGCGACACCGCCCCGCCCGCCGACCTCCGCCTCGTCGTGGTCGACTCACCCCCCGACGACCGCTTCGCCATCGTGCAGACCGACCACGCGGGAGGTGCCCGGCAGGCGACGCAGCACCTGCTCGAGCTGGGGCACACGACGGTGCACCACCTCGCGGGGCCCGCGGCCTCGTTCGCGGCTCGAGAACGCGAGCGCGGCTGGCGCGAAGCGCTGCTCGACGCGGATGCCGCGGTACCCGAGGTCGTCCGCGGCGACTGGACCTCACGCGGCGGTCACGCGGCCGGATCGGCGCTCGCCGATGCCACCGCGGTGTTCGCCGCGAACGACCAGATGGCGCTCGGTCTGCTCCGTGCCTTCAGCGACGCCGGCCGCGCGGTGCCGGACGACGTCGCGGTCGTCGGATTCGACGACGTCGTGGATGCCGCGGAGTACCGCCCGCCGCTGACGACCGTCCGCCAGGACTTCGACGCCCTCGGCGCGTATGCCGTCGCGGCGCTCGTGAAGGTCATCGAGACGGGTGCCGCGGCGCCGTCGCAGACGGTGCCCACCGAGCTGGTAGTCCGGGCGAGCTCAGCGCGCGGGGCTGCGCGCAGGTAAGGTGCGCAGGTAAGGCGCAGTTCGGGGCGTCGGGCGCGGTTCGACCCGCGCTCCATCCCCGCAACTGCGCCTTATTCGCGCGCGGCGCGCGGGGCGGCGGGCGAGGCGGTCAGGCGGATGCCGCGCGGCGGGCTTCCCAGCCGGTGCGAACCATCTCGTCGACCGAGTAGCGGTTGGCCCATTCCAGATCGCGGGCGGCGAGCTCGCCGGTGGCGACGATGCGGTCGGGGTCGCCGGGGCGGCGGGGGCCGATTCTCGGGGTGAAGTCGATGCCGGTCACGCGAGCCATCGCATCCATGATCTCGCGCACCGACAGGCCGTTCTGCGAGCCGAGGTTGTAGGCCGGCTCGACGCTCTCGCCCGCCGCGAGGCGCTGGGCGGCGACGACGTGGGCCGCGGCGATGTCGGCGACGTGCACGTAGTCGCGCACGTTCGTGCCGTCTTCGGTGTCGTAGTCGTCGCCGTTGATCTGCGGGGTCTCGCCCGCGATCAGCTTCTCGAAGACGATGGGGAAGAGGTTGTGCGGGCTCGTGTCGTAGACGGACGGGTCGCCCGACCCCACGACGTTGAAGTAGCGCAGCGACGTGTGGCGAAGCGGCGCGGCGGAGCCCGCCGTCGCGACCGCCTGGTCGCGCAGGAGCCATTCGCCGATGAGCTTCGACTCGCCGTAGGGCGAGGCGGGGCGCTTCGGCAGGTCCTCGGTGACGAGCGGCACGTCCGGGGTGCCGTAGACGGCGGCGCTGGAGGAGAAGACGATCTTGTCGACGCCCGCGGTCTCCATCGCCTCGAGGACGATTCGCGTGCCCTCGACGTTCTGCGCGTAGGTGTGCAGCGGACGGGTCACCGAGACGCCGGCGTATTTGTAGCCGGCGACGTGGATGACGCCCTCGACGCCGTGCTCGCGCAGGGCGCCCTCGACGAGCGGACGGTCGAGGATCGAGCCGCGGACGAACGGAACACCCTCGGGGACGAACCCGGCGTGCCCGCTCGACAGGTCGTCGAGGACGACGGGGTCGAGACCCGCCGCGGCGAGGGCGCGCACGACATGCGCGCCGATGTATCCAGCACCACCGGTGACCATCCAGCTCATGACATCCATCCTGCCCGATCGCGGCGGGGCTCCTTCACGCTCACTCCTCGCGGTGGCCGAGATCAGGCGCGGCGATGAACGCGGCGACGGGCTCGATGACGTGCTCGAGCTCGACGACGACGATCTCGTTCGCGCCGGCGCGGGTCGCGGGCGCGGGAACGTACAGCGTGCGCTGCGGTCCGTTGCGCCAGTACCGGCCCAGGAAGAAGCCGTTCACGAACGCGAACCCCTTGCTCCAGGCATCCGTGTCGAGGAAGAGGTCGGCGGGCTCGTCGAGGTCGAACGTGCCCGCGAGACCGGCGCGGCCCGCCGTCGTCTGCTCAGAAGCAGCGGGGATGCCGGCGGCGACGGCCGCGAGGTCGACGGGCTGCGCCGACCAGCCGGTCAACTCGTGGCCGCCGAGGGTCACAGGGCCGACGAGGCCCTTGTTCTCGCCCAGACGCGCGTCGTAGTTCACGCGCCCCTGGTCCTCGACGAGCACCGTGAGCTGCGACCCGCGGGGGATCGGCAGCGAGCGCTCGTGCAACGCACGCTGCAGGCGGCCGACGGGTGCCCCGTCGACCGCGACCCAGGCGAGGTCGCGGACCTCAGCGAAGGCGAGCACGGCGCTGTCGGTATCTCCGAACGCCTCGTCGGGCAGCGTGACGTCGTAGCGGACGAGGGGCCCGAGCTGTCCGAGCTCCTCGAACGTCGGGGGAGCGACCGCCGCGCCCGCGCCGGCACTCGCCGCGGGCAGCCAGTCGCCCGTCGCCCGCAGCGCGACGGAGCGCACCGGTGCCGCCGGCCGAGCGGGGGGAACCTCGTCGGGGACGGGAGCGTATCGCGCGATGACCTCGCGGAACGCGTGGTACTTCTCGGTCGGGTGGCCCGATTCGTCGAGGGGCGCGTCATAGTCGTACGAGGTGACGATGGGGGCGTAGCGGCCCTTGTCATTGGCGCCGTTCGTGGTGCCGAAGTTGGTGCCGCCGTGGAGCATGTAGATGTTCACCGAGGCGCCGGCCGCGAGCAGCGCGTCGAGCTCGGATGCCGAGGCTGCGGCATCCGTGGTGTGGTGCACGCCGCCCCACCAGTCGAACCAGCCGTCCCAGAACTCCGAGCACATGAGGGGCCCGGTCGGCTGGTGCTCGCGCAGGGTCGCGAGCCGCTCGGTCGCGCGCGATCCGAACGACCCGGTCGTGTGCAGGTCGGGGAGGGTGCCCGCCGCGAGCATGTGGGGCTCGGGCTGGTCGACGGTGGTCAGGGGCACCGTGATGTCGCAGGCGCGGGTCAGCTCGGTGAGCGTCCGGAGGTAGTCGTGGTCCGAGCCGTAGGCGCCGTACTCGTTCTCGATCTGAACCAGCACGACGTTGCCGCCCCGGTCGATCTGACGTGGTGCCACGATCTCGTAGACGCGTCGCAGATACGCGCTGACCGCTTCGACGTACTGCGGCTCGGACCGGCGCAGCCCGATACCGGGGGTGCTGGTGAGCCACACCGGCAGGCCGCCGTTGTGCCACTCGGCGCAGATGTACGGGCCGGGGCGGACGATCGCGTGCATGCCCTCGGCCGCGATGAGGTCGAGGAAGCGCCCGAGGTCGTTCCAGCCCGTGGCATCCCATTCGCCGCGCACCGGTTCGTGGGCGTTCCAGGCGACGTAGGTCTCGATCGTGTTGAGCCCCATGAGTCGCGCCTTGCGGATGCGGTCGGCCCACTGGTCCGGGTGGATGCGGAAGTAGTGCAGCGCTCCGGCGATGACCCGGTGGGGGCGCCCGTCAAGGAGGAAGTCGGTCTCGCCGATGCTGAAGGTCGTCACGGGGTCACTCGATTCGTTCCGGGGTTCAGGCGCACGCTCACGCGCGCCCAGGAGAGCGGGGGAAGGGTCAGGGTCACGGCGCCGTCGCGGATGTCGACGGCGAGGGAGGCCGGTGCGACCGGCTGCGACGATGCGCTGTTGACGGTGTGCCGGTCGCCGCCCGCGGGGACGGTCAGCACGAGTGCCTCGGCGCTCGCGGCTGGTCGGTCGAGGTCGATCGTGACTGGCGTCTCGGCCTCGAGCCCGCGGTGAACGACGAAGACCGTCAGCTCGTCGCCCTCGAGAGTCGCGACGGCGTCGACGGCGCCCACGTCGCCGTAGCGCGCGGTCGCGATGACGCCGGTCTCGATGCTCGGGACGACGACGTTCCCGGATGCCGCGGCCGCGGTGAGCTGGAACGGGAAGAAGGTGGTCTGCCGCCAGGCCACGCCACCCGGTTCGGTGCGGATCGGCGCGATGACGTTGACGAGCTGGGCGAGGTTCGCCATCGACACGCGGTCGGCGCGCCGGAGCATCGTGATGAGCAGGGACCCGACGACGACGGCATCCGTGACGGTGTAGTCGTCCTCGATGAGGCGCGGGGCGACCGGCCAGTCGCCGGTGAACACGGCGGGCTTGTCGACCTCGTTCCAGCGGGTCTGGTTCCACACGTTCCACTCGTCGACGCTGATGCCGATGGGGGTCGTGATGCCGCGCTCGGCGCGCACCTCGTCGATGATGTCGGCGACCTCGCCGATGTAGGCGTCGAGGGCGGCGCCGGAGGCGAGGAAGCTCGCGGGGTCGCCCGGCGTCTCCTCGTAGTAGGCGTGCACGGAGATGTGATCGACGAGTCCCGCGGTGTGGCGGAGCACGGTGCGCTCCCACTCGCCGAACGTGGGCATCTCGTGGTTGGAGCTGCCGGCGGCGACGAGCTCGATGTCGGGGTCGATGAACCGCATGAGGCGGGCGCTCTCGGCGGCGAGGCGGCCGTACTCGTCGGCGGTCTTGTGGCCGATCTGCCAGGGGCCGTCCATCTCGTTGCCCAGGCACCAGAGGCGGATGCCGAAGGGCTCGGCGCGCCCGTTCTCGCGGCGGCGCTCCGACAGTGCGGTGCCGCCGGGGTGGTTGGCGTACTCGAGCAGGTCGGCCGCCTCGGCGACGCCCCGCGTGCCGAGGTTCACGGCCTCCATGAGCTCGAGTCCGGCCTGCTCGGCCCACGCGGCGAACTCGTGCAGACCGACCTGATTGGTCTCGGTGCTGTGCCATGCGGCATCCAGGCGCACAGGGCGCTGGTCGCGCGGCCCGACGCCGTCCTCCCACCGGTAGCCCGAGACGAAGTTGCCCCCGGGGTAGCGCACGACCGTCGCGCCCAGCTCGCGCACGAGCTCGAGCACGTCGGCGCGGAAACCGGCGTCGTCGGCGGTGGCGTGACCCGGCTCGAAGATGCCGTCGTACACGCAGCGGCCCATGTGCTCGACGAAGGTGCCGAACAGGCGTCGGGGCACGACGGGGCCGGGGGTCGCCGTGTCGAGCGAGATGCGGGTGGGGGAGGTCATTGCTCTTCTCCTGGGGGACATGGCGAGGGGCGGGCCGGACCGAAGCTCGATGCGACCCGCCCCTCGTCGGGCGTCACTTGTTGACGGTGAAGCCCTGGTCGTTGCCGTACTGCACGAGCTGGTCCTGCCAGGTGGCCAGACCCTCGTTCAGGTCGGACTTGGAGGCGTAGGACTGTCCGACGGTGTCGCTGAAGATGCTGTTGGCGTACACCTGGAAGGGCAGGTACTGCCATCCCGGACGCACGTCCTTGGCCGCCTGCACGAGCACCTCGTTGATCTTCTGGCCACCGAAGTAGTCGGGCGCCTTGTTCAAGAACTCGTCCGACTCGAGCTGTGCGTTCGTCGAGGGGAAGCCGCCGCTCTCGGCGAAGATCGTCAGGCTCTCCTCGTCGTTGTTCAGCCACTTCAGGAACGCGGCCGCGAGGGCCGGGTTCTCGCTCTGCTTGGTGACCGCCTGGCCGCCGCCGCCGTTCTCCGCCGACACCGGGGTGCCGTCGTAGGTCGGCATGGGCGCGACGCGCCAGTCGCCCGCAGCGTCGGCCACCGACGACTCGAGGTTGCCGGGCATCCAGGCGCCGATGACGAGGGTCGCGATCGAGCCGTCGCCGAGGCCCTTGAACCACTCGTCGCTCCAGCTCGGGGTGCTGGCGATCAGGTCGTCCTCCACGAGCGTGTTCCAGGTGTCGGCCCACTTCTTCGAGCCCTCGTCGGCGACGTTGATCGTCACGTCGGTGCCGTCTGCGGAGAAGGGCTGGCCGCCCGCCTGCCAGATCATGCTCGTGGCGAAGCCGGCGTCGCCGGTGTCGTTCGTGATCTTCTTCGTCGGGTCGGCGGCGGTGAGCTGACGTGCGGTGGCGATGTACTCGTCCCACGTCGTCGGCACCGTCAGACCGTACTGGTCGAAGACCGTCTTGTTGTAGAACAGCGCCATGGGGCCCGAGTCCTGCGGCAGGCCGTAGATCTTGCCGTCGAAGTCGACGGAGTTCCACGTCGAGGCGGTGTAGTCGCTCTCGAGATCGCCGAAGCCATAGGGCGCGAGGTCGAGCAGGCCCTCGGTGAGCGCGAACTGCGGGAAGGCGTAGTACTCGATCTGCACGACGTCGGGAGCGCCCGAGCCCGCCTTGATGGCGTTCTGGAGCTTGGTGTACTCCTCGGTGTTGGTGCCCGCGTTGACGACGTTGACCTTGACCTCGGGGTACTTCTTCATGAACGCCTCGGCCTGCGCCTCGGCGGACGGGGTCCACGACCAGTACGTGATCTCGCCACCGGCCTTCAGCGCGGCGTCGAGGTCGTCGGGGTTGCCGCTGCCTGCGGCCGGGCCGGAGGACGAGCAGGCGGCCAGCACGAGGCCGGCGGCTGCGGTCAGGGCCACGACGGATGCGGCGCGACGCAGCGCCGATCCCTTGCGCATGGGTGTCATGGGAGTTCCTTCACTTCGTTGTTGTGGATTCGGGTCGTTGTGGATGGGGGTGGTGCGGGATACAGGGTCTCGGTTGTGCTCACTGCTTGACGCTGCCGGCGCTGAGGCCGGACTGCCAGAAGCGCTGCAGCATGAGGAAGGCGACGACGATGGGGATGATCGACAGCAGCGATCCGGTGATCACGAGGTTGTAGATCGGCTGCGCCGCGGCTCCCGTGGCCTGCGCGTTCCACTGGTTGAGGCCGACCGTGAGCGGGTACCAGGCGGGATCGCTCAGCATGATGAGCGGGAGGAAGTAGTTGTTCCACGTCGCCACGACGGCGAACAGCAGCACCGTGACGATGCCGGGCATGAGGAGCTTCGTCGAGATGGTGAAGAAGGTCCGCATCTCGCTCGCTCCGTCCATGCGAGCGGCCTCGAGCAGCTCGGTGGGCACCGCGTCGCTCGCGAACACCCACATCAGGTACAGGCCGAACGGGCTGATGAGCGAGGGGATGATGATCGCCCACGGGGTGTTCGTCAGGCCCAGCTGGCTGAACATGAGGAACGTGGGGACCGCGAGGGCGGTGCCGGGAACGGCGACGGCGCCGATGACGACGGCGAAGACCGCCTTGCGACCGCGGAAGTTGTACTTCGCCAGCCCGTAGCCCGCCATCGTCGCGAGGACCGTGGCCCCGCCCGCGCCGACGACGACATAGAGCAGCGTGTTGCCCAGCCACCGCAGGAAGATGCCGTCGCGGTAGGTGAACGTCTCGACGATGTTGTTCCACAGGTTGAAGCTGTCGCCGAACCACAGCCCGAAGGTCGTGAAGAGATCGCCCTGGGTCTTGGTGGCGTTGATGACCAGCCAGAACAGCGGCAGGAGCGTGTAGAGGATGAACAGGCTCATCACGATGGTGAGCACGACCGACTTCCGCCGGGCGAACGGCGTGCTGCGGGCGAGGGCGGGGGCGGTCATCGCATCTCCTGACGGGATCCGCGCAACTGGACGACGTAGGCGATGACCGCCGTGATGACGCCCATGATGATCGCGACGGTTGCGGCGTAGTTGTACTGCTGGCCGGCGAACGAGAGGTTGTACGCGTACATGTTCGGCGTGAAGAACGTCGTGATGGTGTTCGGGGCCAGGGGCTTGAGGATGTTCGGCTCGTTGAAGAGCTGGAAGCTGCCGATGATCGAGAAGATCGTGGCGATGACGATCGAGCCGCGCAGGGCCGGGATCTTGATCGAGAGGATCGTGCGCCACGCGCCGGCGCCGTCGAGGGATGCCGCCTCG
It contains:
- a CDS encoding carbohydrate ABC transporter permease — protein: MTAPALARSTPFARRKSVVLTIVMSLFILYTLLPLFWLVINATKTQGDLFTTFGLWFGDSFNLWNNIVETFTYRDGIFLRWLGNTLLYVVVGAGGATVLATMAGYGLAKYNFRGRKAVFAVVIGAVAVPGTALAVPTFLMFSQLGLTNTPWAIIIPSLISPFGLYLMWVFASDAVPTELLEAARMDGASEMRTFFTISTKLLMPGIVTVLLFAVVATWNNYFLPLIMLSDPAWYPLTVGLNQWNAQATGAAAQPIYNLVITGSLLSIIPIVVAFLMLQRFWQSGLSAGSVKQ